AGatgtctctctttcttgtcGAGCTCTCCAACTGCCTGCACACGCGCTCATCGGACCAGACTTGAACCAGCGCTCGCACCTCGTGGTCGCTCCAGTTTCGACCTGTGTCCGACACCGTGACCACGTGGAACTGTTCAGAGCTGGGTGGGTCTGTGAGTGCTAGATGGGCATCTGTGGTGAATAAAAATAGATTAAGGAAATAAAAGattacatatactgtaaacTGCACCAGTTATTGTTGTAGCATACCTGATCCTCTCCATTTTACTTCCATGGCTCCGTCCATATCGTAATCATCACTGTTGTcgtctgaaaataaaatagtaGTAGTAGAAAAATGTATTCTTCTTTTAGCCTTGAATACAAAACTGTGCAGATCATACTGAATACATACCATCATCAATTTCAATGACAACTTCGCTTTCCGAGGCTGTTGTCTGTGCTGGTGTCTGTAGCCTCCCTGACCCCATTTCTCCATCATATAACTTCTTCTGCATCTCCATGGTCCCGTTTTCCAACCCCCGATCCAGCAGAATGGCTTCCACCTCATCAAAGAACTTCATGTACTTCCCCGGGCCGCCCATGCTACTGCCCCCAGCAGCATGAGCGCTTTTAGCAGTCTTGTAGTCATATTTCAAGTTCTTGTATTTTGTTCGACATTGTTTCCAGTTGCGTACCACCCCAAAGTTTCTTTGCATCTGGCGGGCCATCTCTTGGAAGATGGATTTGTTGCGTAGTGTGCACTTCAGTCGCTCCCGAATGCGCCGGTCAGCCCAGACGCACAACAGTGCTCGCACCTCGTCATCTGTCCAGTGGCGGCCCCCCTCTTCAGCCACACTTGGAGTGAAAGGAAGAGCCCGATGGATCCGACTCCTGAAatctgtacacacatgcacacgctgtGTTATCTTCTATCAGGTTTAATTTAAAAGACAACATGTACGAAAATGTTTTAATCGAATCAGATTTTagacttcatttaaaatgtttagaGCAGGCAGAAGTCTTCCACTTCAGTTTAAGGCTAATACCAGTCTGACTGACATGCTTGTTTATCTTCTGATCTGTCAGTTGATTAAATCCTTAACTGTGTTGAATGTTGTCGTGATCATCAGTGCCACAATTGGGGATGAACCTACATTTACCTTCCTGCATTGGCATAGTGACTGAGGAAGGGTAGATTCCTCTTTGATTACCCACAtcttccacctcttcctcccagCCCTCCTCTGGCCTTCCATCCACTCCTGGGCTGTAGTTTGCTGAAGTGCCTGCTGCTGCGCCAGACTTCCTGCTCTGTAGTCCCAGGCTCCTGCACTTGGCCTGACACTCCCACCAGCTGCGCACAACACTGAGCCTCCTCAGACGCTCTGAGATCAACTCAAATGTGGTTCTATTCTCAGCTACGTGCTGAGCTCCCAGCTCGTCCCACACTGACATGAGAGCCAGcacctctccctccacccactGCCTCTCCACCGAGCCTTTTTCCTCTACCACCTCCCTATcacctcctctttgtctctctgctcctctctccatGTTTGAGCTGACCTGGAAACGCTTTCTTTTCCCCAAtccgtctgtctctgctgcctgGTTCCCTAGGCAACCAGGCGGTTAAGCCTGAAAGCAACGCCTCCATGCAGAAAAGCAGCCTCACCACTGGCTTAAGCTGTGTGCTGAGGGGGCGGGACCAACAGTAATCTGAGAAGCAGCTTGGTAAATAGGCTGAAACTGCAGCAAGACGACTTTCCGTATATGGCAGCTCCACAGCCGGGAAGCAGACGTTTCTGGGTTGTTTTTTCCCGCTCCTCATTCCTGTTTTACTATGCCTGAATCAAACCAGTTTATTTTGCCTCAAGGCTCATATTAAGCTTTTACAACTGAACAAGTTTAATCATGTTTAGTGTTGCAGAGAAGAGACGGAGAGATGGTTCATAACACTCACTTCACACTGATGTATTTACAGCATTACAGTTTCTATGTGATTGTTTTTCTACTCAGGGGTCAGGAAAGTGCTGGGATTGTCACATGTAATGGAGCCAGTCCTCCCACATACACGACCCACAAGGTAACACTGATCATGACTAGAAGCCCCTTGTATGATTAGACAGAAGTATAGCTCACACTACTAACACATGAAGCGTTTGAGATGCACTATAAATAAGAGCTTGTCATTTTTCCTGTCGCACACAAACATTCAATTTTTGTACAGAGTTACAGTGAATTGACTTTTATCAGACCTGGTTTGTGGCCTGGTTTCCCACTTTACAACATGATAGCTACATATcactatttattttatttgtgcagACTGTGTAACTAAAAACATCTCACTTATTCCTCTTGCTGTTTGTTCAGGGAATGGGATTAGTGAGCTCTGCTTTCCCACCCGAGGCTCTTCTGAAGCTGCGCTATGGTAACCTCGGTATTTGTCACACACGCTATTCAACTACTGGgatctcagagctgcagaactGCCAGCCCTTTGTGGTGGATACACTGCATGGCAAGATTGCTGTGGCGCACAATGGAGAGCTGGTTAATGCTCATGCTCTGCGAAAAAAGGTGAGGATGGCCCCGTGGCTCGTTCCCACTGAACCTGGTGCATATCAATGGCCCTCACTGGTTCTCTGTTGGATTAATCGCCACAAAAAAGCAGGCCTCTATTTACAATATGCAATATGCGTCTATTCAGTTGGTCAGTGTTAtgcttgtgtctgtgtaatAATACTTTTCTATGTATGCTACAATGTGTTGTGCAGGTAATGCGCCATGGTGTGGGCCTCTCCACCAGCTCTGACAGCGAGCTCATCACCCAACTTCTTGCATTGACTCCACCGATGGAGGAGCTGGACACACCAGACTGGGTTGCCAGGTCTGTGTTAAGACTTCATGCTGcataaatataacatttttttctctacGCTATTTAAAcatccattttttgttttattttctattgtaGAATCAAAAATCTGATGACTGAGACCCCCACATCGTACTCGCTCCTGGTGATGTTCAAAGATGTTATCTATGCAGTGCGCGACCCGTATGGAAATCGTCCGCTCTGCATTGGACGGCTGGTTCCAATCTCTAAACTGCACAGTTCAGGTATTCTAAACATGTTTGTCCTTAAAAGAGCCTAAAGTCTACTACTGATAAAGAAAAGGTCTCACAAGAGGTTATCAGCGCTAAAGTCAAGGCATTTTTTAGTCACAGGTCAGCCTTTGATTTggtcagaggtcagatgtgTAAGCTGGTGGATGATTAATGTCAAGCTTTGTCCCTTTGCTCAGgtgctgaagaggaggacacTGAAGGGTGGGTTGTGTCATCAGAGTCCTGCAGCTTCCAGTCCATCGGTGCCAGGTtagtttttgctttgtttttaaaaatgtgaaatcttcTGAATTATAATGGAAGTGTTGTGGGTATTGTCCATTTTCATGCCCTTCCTGGTTCTCAGGTATTACAGAGAGGTCTTACCAGGAGAGATAGTCCAGATATCCAGACATGGGGTCAAGTCTCTGAGTGTCGTTCCCCGCCCTGAGGGAGACCCCCCTGCCTTCTGCATATTTGAATATGTTTACTTTGCCAGACCAGACACTATTTTTGAAggtttgaatatttattataCAACATCCCTTTACACTGCTCTTTTCTtaactgtctttctttcctgtaGAATAATTGCCATACTTTGTCTAAGTGAGAGTGTGTTGTATGTTCAGTATTATACATATACCACTGTACTGCAGGGCAGATGGTCTATACTGTCAGGCAGCGCTGTGGGCGGCAGTTAGCCATTGAGGCTCCGACAGAAGCAGACGTGGTGAGCACTGTGCCAGAGTCTGCAACCCCTGCTGCGCTGGGCTACGCTCAGCAGGTCTGTCTCCAAGCTGTCTGCTTTAACTCTGGAATGACTCTGTAACACAGCCACCTGCTGATGGAACTCTGTCCTCACAAGCTTTCCTCTCGTCCTCTCACAGTCTGGGCTGCCATATATCGAGGTTCTGTGTAAGAACCGCTATGTTGGGAGAACATTTATTCAACCAAATACCCGCTTGAGGCAGCTGGGAGTTGCTAAGAAGTTTGGGGCTTTGACGGACAACTTTGCTGGGAAACGAGTGGTGCTAATTGATGACTCCATCGTCAGAGGCAACACCATCTCCCCCATTATAAAACTGCTGAAGGAAGCTGGTGCAACTGAGGTTTGTTGACCAAGGATGTTTTCTTAATCTTGCATATGATGACGTGACatatatgttttaatgttttaataaaagGGTCACTAGATAATTATGAAAGGATAAAAAGAAAGTAGAAAGAAAACGTTCACATGACACTTGTCTATTATCTTGCTTGTCTTGTGAATAACTACATAATTTTACCTCCTCAGGTctcttcctgcagtgttttgtagTAGAGATGCACCTCCTCACCTGCAATACAGagcaactactactactactgtcaGAAAATTATTAAGCCTTATATTTCATAAAGGTGCAATAAGAATCAGTGAAAATGAGCACTGCCACTACATTGCACAATAAGGGCAACTTATTTCATGAGTGAGCCAACTGTCAGCTTAGCAGATGATTGATCACATTTAACGTTCACTTCAGGGATGGGCTAGGCAAAGAAACCCATTGAACTTACTGCAATTTGGGAAAATTGCAGACAAACAGCCCAATCAGCCTCAATCCCACTGCACTCTCCGCAAAAATTAGGGGCATTAGTTAACTTGGTCATAACCCGTACACACAAGTAGACACTTTGACAAAAGTGCTGGGAACCACTGTTTTAATATATGGACAAAGACAAGCAAATCTaggtttttaatatttcctgTGCTGTAAAAGACGAACTCTATCATTTTTGTAAACAAAGCAGTGACGGTCAGAATTACAATTTGACCTGCATTTTCACAGGTCCACATCAGGGTCGCCTCGCCACCGATCAAGTTCCCTTGCTACATGGGCATCAAtattccaaccaaggaggagctcaTCGCCAACAAGCCCGAGTTTCAGGACATTGCTGGATACATTGGTAGGTCCTGAAATGGTAGTACATCTGTTCAGGTATTGTGTCGTCTTCTCACTTGATCTTTCCTGCCTTACTGTGGCTTCAGCCAGTTTGGTGCACCTCGATTAACGCTCGACCTGTTGTGCAGGTGCTGACAGCGTCCAGTATCTGACTGTGGAGGGCCTGGTATCGGCTGTCCAGGAGGGAATTGCCTCCATTCAGAACGACAAGATGATCAGCTCCAGTAACGGGTCCAGCAGGAGAGTGGGTCACTGCACTGCCTGCCTGACTGGGAAATATCCAGTAGAGCTGGAGTGGTAACTGGTGCACCATCATGACCAACTATAgttacagcagcagtgctgaggATTTACTGCCCACTCCCACAGCTGATACATGTGAATCAAATGTTCTCTGTAGACTGGAAAAGAAGTGGTCAGACACCTTAATATGACTATTTGGGACACCAAGAGATGTATGAAATACAGAGCGACAGCATATGCGGTCTCTGCAGAGGGTCATTATTCTCCTCAGATCCTTTCACCAGAGTTGAAATGTTGCTTTTGACGACCCCCAGTGGTCACATTCTCGCCTTGCTGCAGCGTATGAGTCAACAATGTTTACTACATCCTGATGTCACGAAGGTGTGATTACAGGTGCACACATCTGACCACACAGCACTGGCGTTTACATGTTTTTCAACAGCTCCATGTAAATGTAGTTATCTCAGAAAAgtagtttcatgttttcactttccAAATGTTAATACGGCAGCATTAGATTATTTTCCTTGTCAGAAAAGCGCACAAAGCTAGTGACCAAAAAGTgaaattgtctttattttccttaAGTGTTCTTTTCTACCTTTAGCTGAAATTAACCGATTATGCTCTTTTGTTCTGAGTCTGACTGTCGtatatttttaactttaaatattacaatgaatttatttgaaaagtTATAATAAACACAATAACTGCAATAAGaacttcattttttattcaaactacattttaacattaatacaatttaaataatgaacagacactacaagacaaagaaaaagttGTATTAACAGCACATTTAGCGAGAGACCATGAGAGTaagaacacaaaacaagagaataaaacataacacaaaTAGATGGTTTAACAGTACTCACAAAAAATAATATCCAAACAGGAACACCTTTCATTGACATTGGTTACCTGATATTTTACAGTGATCATTAGTTTAGGATTCTGGGGCAGGTCAGTGTAGTTCCTGTTCACCACCATTTTCTGCACATGTTgggggagaagagaggatgattatgagagacagaaatgcTGGGAGGCCAATACTGTTCGTAGGAATTCATGATAATCACCTCGGCGAGAAGCTGTTGGCCATTTTGCTCTCAAGTGAACCTCCTGCTGAATGAAACATAGTAAAGGAATGAGTAAGAAAAGGATTCGGCACTTACACAAACTGCTCAAGCAGACATAAATGAGGGCTTCTGGTGTGTAGTCCAGGCCGGAAAACTCACCTGCAGACATGTCGCGGCCCCGACTCACTGAGGTGTCCAGATGTGCATCTGCTGAGCACTGCTGGGTGCCAAATCTTTGaaacatgctgtgtttactgGGGCTGTAGCAGAGGTCATCATGACACTGCTCAtattcagacagagagaggcggCGCCTCAGCATCTCATTCCCATGGCATTTGGACGGTGGGGAGGATATGCAATACTCATCCCTGGAGCGTTTGGACTGGGGGTGGTTGTTCCAGGTTAACTCCCTGTGGCGTTTCCTCAGTAGGGAGCGGTGGGGCGACAGGGCGAGGGCGGCCAGAGCTGAGGAAGAGTGGCCCTTACTGGCCTCAGACTTTCTACAACAGAAACGGCAGGGAGGCCCATTAAAGGAAGACAATTTGTTCTGGCAGACAAACTTGTGGTAGAGTTTTATGAATTCCTCATCAAGTTTCTTTGGCGAGCAGGAGACACGGTTCGACGGCAGGGAGGAGTCGAAGGAAAGGTGCCGCCGGAGTCTGGGacgacctgctgctgctgtggctgactGAGGCGAAGACAGCTGTGGAAGCTGGAAGGAATGGCGGGAGTCTTGAGGGTAAAACACCCTCAGTGGCACAGCTGGCTTTTGTGGAGGGGAGTGGAAGGTGGACACGAATCTGGACCTCAGAGGCTCTCTAGAAAAGCTTTCCACAGAATGTGCTTTGGGGCTTCCGGAGAAGGCATGAGGTGATCTGCTGAGGCTGGTCATCCTTGCTTTTAAGGGACTCTGCCTGACTGGGGAGCCGTAGATGTCTGGTCTCTCTTTAACAGCAGTGGTGTACGATGAGTGTGCAGTGAGAGAAAGTCTTTTAGCCCTGAGAGACTGGTCCAAGGATGCTTTTGCAGTGGGATAGAAAGGCCGTGAAGGACTGACAGCGTTTGTGGAGAACTGTTTTCCCAGCTGGGACACATTGAAGGTCTTGTTCAGGGAGACCTCTTTTGGTTTAGAGGTGTCAGGGGAACCAGAGAGGTCCATGACGAAGACAGGCTGGTGCTGCTCTCTTGTCAGCGAGCCTCTAACCCTCCCAGGagactgctgttgctgctgtgcttGCCAATCCTGCAGATTGGTCACCCTCTGCCTGGGAGACTGAGGGGTAGTATCAGTCCCCTTGAACTGAATTCTCACAGAGCTGTTCGAATTCTCCTTGAGCAGTGTCTTGttgttcatcttttttgtgcttttttgtcTCAGCGGGACGATGAAGGTGTTGTTGACATAGCTTCTGTTTGGTTGTTGTCGCCATCTGCGGTACCTCCTCAGTACT
This DNA window, taken from Chelmon rostratus isolate fCheRos1 chromosome 4, fCheRos1.pri, whole genome shotgun sequence, encodes the following:
- the si:dkeyp-117h8.4 gene encoding uncharacterized protein si:dkeyp-117h8.4 isoform X1; translated protein: MDVMKQLRFNSLIYKRSLDRIIDKYSKLQNQDGAIEVDLTNINTRSIERYMRQSKSELNKLESKTLTDLSNESLRAQDITRDSELDFTHQAGKADETCVSTVSSTQLSVEDDGILSCDTTTLTTSLLDESQRSLSEAELQPEDQDEELEMSLRSHGSSLVELYPSMISRLGRAWRRQQVSEAADSVLRRYRRWRQQPNRSYVNNTFIVPLRQKSTKKMNNKTLLKENSNSSVRIQFKGTDTTPQSPRQRVTNLQDWQAQQQQQSPGRVRGSLTREQHQPVFVMDLSGSPDTSKPKEVSLNKTFNVSQLGKQFSTNAVSPSRPFYPTAKASLDQSLRAKRLSLTAHSSYTTAVKERPDIYGSPVRQSPLKARMTSLSRSPHAFSGSPKAHSVESFSREPLRSRFVSTFHSPPQKPAVPLRVFYPQDSRHSFQLPQLSSPQSATAAAGRPRLRRHLSFDSSLPSNRVSCSPKKLDEEFIKLYHKFVCQNKLSSFNGPPCRFCCRKSEASKGHSSSALAALALSPHRSLLRKRHRELTWNNHPQSKRSRDEYCISSPPSKCHGNEMLRRRLSLSEYEQCHDDLCYSPSKHSMFQRFGTQQCSADAHLDTSVSRGRDMSAAGGSLESKMANSFSPRKWW
- the si:dkeyp-117h8.4 gene encoding uncharacterized protein si:dkeyp-117h8.4 isoform X2 — translated: MDVMKQLRFNSLIYKRSLDRIIDKYSKLQNQDGAIEVDLTNINTRSIERYMRQSKSELNKLESKTLTDLSNESLRAQDITRDSELDFTHQAGKADETCVSTVSSTQLSVEDDGILSCDTTTLTTSLLDESQRSLSEAELQPEDQDEELEMSLRSHGSSLVELYPSMISRLGRAWRRQQVSEAADSVLRRYRRWRQQPNRSYVNNTFIVPLRQKSTKKMNNKTLLKENSNSSVRIQFKGTDTTPQSPRQRVTNLQDWQAQQQQQSPGRVRGSLTREQHQPVFVMDLSGSPDTSKPKEVSLNKTFNVSQLGKQFSTNAVSPSRPFYPTAKASLDQSLRAKRLSLTAHSSYTTAVKERPDIYGSPVRQSPLKARMTSLSRSPHAFSGSPKAHSVESFSREPLRSRFVSTFHSPPQKPAVPLRVFYPQDSRHSFQLPQLSSPQSATAAAGRPRLRRHLSFDSSLPSNRVSCSPKKLDEEFIKLYHKFVCQNKLSSFNGPPCRFCCRKSEASKGHSSSALAALALSPHRSLLRKRHRELTWNNHPQSKRSRDEYCISSPPSKCHGNEMLRRRLSLSEYEQCHDDLCYSPSKHSMFQRFGTQQCSADAHLDTSVSRGRDMSAGGSLESKMANSFSPRKWW
- the ppat gene encoding amidophosphoribosyltransferase translates to MEFEESGIGEECGVFGCVAAGEWPTQLEVAQVLTLGLVALQHRGQESAGIVTCNGASPPTYTTHKGMGLVSSAFPPEALLKLRYGNLGICHTRYSTTGISELQNCQPFVVDTLHGKIAVAHNGELVNAHALRKKVMRHGVGLSTSSDSELITQLLALTPPMEELDTPDWVARIKNLMTETPTSYSLLVMFKDVIYAVRDPYGNRPLCIGRLVPISKLHSSGAEEEDTEGWVVSSESCSFQSIGARYYREVLPGEIVQISRHGVKSLSVVPRPEGDPPAFCIFEYVYFARPDTIFEGQMVYTVRQRCGRQLAIEAPTEADVVSTVPESATPAALGYAQQSGLPYIEVLCKNRYVGRTFIQPNTRLRQLGVAKKFGALTDNFAGKRVVLIDDSIVRGNTISPIIKLLKEAGATEVHIRVASPPIKFPCYMGINIPTKEELIANKPEFQDIAGYIGADSVQYLTVEGLVSAVQEGIASIQNDKMISSSNGSSRRVGHCTACLTGKYPVELEW